In Lathyrus oleraceus cultivar Zhongwan6 chromosome 2, CAAS_Psat_ZW6_1.0, whole genome shotgun sequence, the DNA window TTCCTCGCACCTCCTCCCGATCCCGATCACGACTCCGATCCGCAAACGCGTGACTCCGATCCTAATCTCCCTGATGAAGACGTTATCGCTGGAATCCGAAGCGATTTTGCTGAAATTAGTGGGAAATTCAAGAGTGGAATCTCGAAGATTTCAGGTAATAAGACTGTTTCTGAATTCACGAAGATCGCTTCGAGTTTTCTCCAAATCGGATCCGATGAGGAATACGATCTCGACGGTGTGGTTGGAGTTACGGAGGAGGTTGTGGCTTTTGCCAGAAATTTAGCGATGCATCCGGAAACTTGGCTGGATTTTCCACTTCCCGATGATCCTGATTCTGATGGTATATTCTAATGGAATATCTGTGAATTCTATTTTTGTGCAATTACTTTGTAGAAAAATAGTATGTTTTCTTTTATAGCTTCTGGAATATGTTGTTAATATTCTAGCTTAGATATTCTAGTTCATATTGTATATGATTCTTCATGAAGGATGCATCATGAATTCATCTTGCAATTTATGTGATTATGCAGATTTTGATTTGTCTGATGCACAACAAGAGCATGCTCTTGCTGTTGAACATCTTGCTCCGAGGTTAGCTGCTCTTAGAATGGAGCTGTGCCCTGGATATATGAGTGATGGATGCTTTTGGAAGATTTACTTTGTACTACTGCACCCTAAACTCAGCAAAAATGATGCTGTTTTTTTATCAACTCCACAAGTAAGTTAAATTTTAATTGGAATCGGTTTTAATCGGTTTTCTCTCTTTGATTGTTTTTTGAATTTGAATGGATGCTTGTGCCTCTTGTGTAAATAATGTGTACTTACTTTGTTGTTTCTCATCGTTTTCATTTAAAATATGTGCAACTAATGATTGAATTAGAGAGTAGAGATAGAGACAGTAGAGGTGTTTTATTTGATTGTTGTCTTGGGACTTGAACAGAGTTTGATCTTGTAGAATTATGGAAGAAACGGGTAGCATTGCTCACATGGTCAAATACTTTTGTTAAGAAGCCTTGTGAGTTATACATGATTCTTCGGTGTCACGACTAATAGGTGTCTAAGATGTTTTGAAATTCTTAATAAACACTTgttgttttttaaattttattttcaacTGCATCTAACATTTGGTATTGTTAGCTTTTATTGTTTTAACAACAAATCATGTTTTGCTTGCAGATAATGGAAGCCAGAGCAATGTTAACTCAGGCATTAGACATAAGAAGAAAGGAAAAGAAAGAACCAGACTTAATCAGCATTCCCTCAAAAGAGGAGGAACAAGAACAGCATCTTTTCGTGCCAAGCAATGCTCAACTTGAATCAGTGCCTCTTCAGACATCTGCGGTTGAAGAATCTCCATCTATGGCTGTGGCTAATGTAGAGACGGAGGGGCATACTGTTAAAAGTGATTCAACTCAACCTATTGACAAGCCTGTGGTTAAAGAAGCCCCGTCTATGGCTGTTGATAATGTAGAGACCGAGGAGCATACCGTTAAAAGTGATGTAACTCAACCTATTGACGGGCCTGTGGTTAAAGAAGCTCCATCTATGGTTGTGGATAATGTAGAGACCAATGAGCATGCTGTTAAAGGTGCTGTTATTCAACCAATCGACAATTCTGTTGTTAAAGAAGCCCCAATTATTCCATCTGCAGAACAATCATCATCTGGTTCAACAAATCGGTTCTCATATGAAACATATGAGGATGATGCTGATGCCGATGATTGGCTGAAAGAGGATAGTTCTGAAATGGTTGGTCCCAGTGGAACTTCCATTCATACTGGTGGCGATGACGAGGATGTCTCATTCAGTGATCTTGAGGAGGATGATGGTGATGTACATGCAAGTTATAAGAAAACATCAGGTTCTGATTCTTCCACAAAAGACTCCAGAGATTGGGTTCAGTTAGGTAGAAGTTCACCTAACTCTGATAAGGATGTAAACTCTTTGGAACGCAGAAGCTCTGAGCTTTCCAGTGCTCGTAATTCTATGACCAAGGATTCCAATGATTGGCTTAATGTTGACGACATTGATGTAATTTGATAATGCCACTTAAATGTCAGAGGTAAGGTTTTTATATGATTCTCTTCTACTTTGTGAATATTTGCATACTCTTTTTTCTGTACTATGTGATTAACCTCTGAAGGCCGTGCTTTGTGTAAATAAAGCCAGTCTCCACTGGGCTTTGTGCTATGTATGGTTATTATTACACCGCACTTGAATATTCTATTTGAATTTGATGATATATTGGAATATTTCTCGGTTGTTCAAGTTTGTTAATCCTTTTCCTTAACTAAACTGAACATATTCATATGTTCCTGAATGAATCATGGCTTGAAATTATTTTACATTTTGGCTAAAGGTAAAAAAGAATTTTATTGCTCAAAATAAAAGCATTTGACTAGCACAAGGTGTTCCCACTGAACTGTCAAACATCATGCCCACTAATGACAGGAAGGTAAGCAAATCCATACAAGGAAGCacaataattgaaatgtgttTCGCCCTCCCTTACTTCTCACAGCTTGTGCCTGGCTTGAAATTATTAGTAGCCACGATAATCAGTATTGTTTATATATATATCTACCATGATAACATCTATATTTTGTAAAATATAAGCATAGGTATATTATATAAGCAAGAATCATCGATAGCAGAATTTATATGCATTTGATACCTTTTTGGTTCCGAGTTACCTGGTGTACACAAAAGAGTTTAACTGCATCACCAGAATTGCTAGCTTTAAGTAGTAGCCGTTGTTGTGCATAAACTTCAAAACTCACTGATGTTTAGGGCTTTTGGCAAATGAGATTCAGATGTTCTTAGATTAAGCACTGTCAGTCCTGCTATTCTAATCGATATAATCTCTACTTCACATTTTAGGAAATTTTGGACGGTTTTGATAAATCTTTTGAATTTAATGTATGATgttataatatttttaaattaaaaatatattaatgaTAAATAgtaatttattattttttacaaaaataaaatttACCCGAAGATTTCTCAATTTTTTTTGTGACAATACTACTCTTCACTTTAAAAATAAgtgttatatttgatatttttacATAGATTAAAAAAAATATGATAAATGATGGATGTATTATAATCATCATTAATGCAGGGTGAGAGGAAATTCAGAGGATTAATTAAAGGATACaattcaaaaataaaattaaaactACATTGAAAATTAAAAACTACACTTATTATATAATTGCAATTATACAATAATCCGAAAAATATATGCATATAATTGCAATTATACAATAATATAAGTACAAAATAAATCATGTTGACTTTCTAGTATAAATGTTATATTCTTGTTCATTATTTGTGGTTTCTATGACATTATTTTGAGTTGTTTTGATTATTTAATGTTGTACTTAATTATTTAGTTTTGTTTAGACATTAACACAACATTGCATTACATAAAACTTAACATTACAAAAGTGCTCAGTTTTGTTGAGGCATTAACTCAACATTGCATTATATAAAATTTAACATCACAAAAGTGTTCGTACAATAATAATCTACAAAATATTAACAGAGTCTTAGTCTTAAACATGTTGACTTTGTGACTTCTTTCCAATTGCGTATAAATTTTGTACATGTTATTTCCCATGCTCTTACATCTTTAGAACAATTGTGTCTTTAATGATCAGTGACAGAAGGTCATGGACAATCAGGTTTTAACCTAATGACTGttattaaaaaaatcaattacAATTATTTTATATCTACTCGCACAAATGAGAAGAAAGTGATGTTAAAGTTACTCAACAATAAAACTAATATAATAATGTATCTAGAAGCAATATAATAATCCATATTAGAAATCGTCATTCATTTCTCATGATCTTGAACTACAAAGTTAGATATACACAATAAACTCCTAACTTCATAATGTGTTATAAAATACCTTGGAATACAAATGATTGTTTAGATAAATTTCACCATCCAAGTGTGTTTGAACTAAGGACTATCACTCTCCACCCTATCCAAGTAATCATCCAATAGCACGGAAATTACAATTTCTATCAGCCTCTACATATATAATATCTTGAATGTAGTCATGTAAGAAAATATGAAACTGAGATAAGTAAACATCTTGAAGATTTGCTAGACGGTTGATTTGATGGAGCTTTATTAGATGATCTCTTGGATGTCTGACTTTCTTGTGAGACCTTAACATACTCTCATTGTGAAGGATCACGACACATATCACTCTCTCGCCTCTTCTTACTCTTCTTAACACTCTTTTTTGGCTTGTACTTCACTGGTTATGGACATATGAAAATTGTGCATATTTTTTTCTTCATTGTCGTCTGGCCAATAATATCCAAGGTGCTGAAATACATCTTCAGCTCTTCACATTCTTCCTTTAAGTCCAATTGTGTTCCACTCTCGTCTTCAGAGACTTCATGCTCTTCAATGTGTAAATTTATCCAAAACACATGAATGGATTTTAATGGAACATGGTAACCTTGTATTTAAAGACCTACACGTTCACACGCACAAGATAACCTATGTTTTGTCTTGTAATGAAGCAACCACATGCAACTTTGTTAGAACCAATTATTTTTATCCTTTCTAACTCATTTCCATTGTGTTGTATACATTGTCTCGGTAAGTAGTTGTGAAATCTCGAGTAATATGGAGTATTATATTGATACTCAATGTAGGCAATACTTTTTTAAACGATTTTTTATTGCACCAAGCTGCAGCCTCAAAATGGTGTTCACAACATCCCAACATCTGCACAAATCTCATCGACTAGTACTCAACATGTTTTAGGGTCTCCAATGAGTAGACTCAATCGTATAAAACATATAATAGAgaaaaatttaataaataaacTAATAAATAATTGCATAATAAATTCAAACTCACAAGGATGTGCTTGTTTGTTGTCATGTTCCTTAAATGAGTGACTCAATTAGTCCATGCAACAACAAATTTTTTTCTATAGGGTGTCAATCATGTTTGATGCACATACTAAACAAATGAAGGGATATGAACACATACTACCACAAAATGTTGCAAGTGTTACTCAAACTCAAACTCACTATTTGAATACATGACTTTATTCCATACATCCATAGCATGTTATTGCTTACTAGATTCGATGTACTCCTTGCATTATGAAATGAGGATGAAACCATAATTTTCATGACATTTATCTGGGCAAGTTTTCGATTCGTCACCAGGACCTTCAGAAGCAACTTCAAATTATATACTAAAATAATCACTTTTTCAATTTATTTACCAAAGTAACCATGTTTATGGTGAACGAAAAAGGGGTAGCCAACCCTGATGACGCATGCTTTTATTTGTTAGACATATGTGTCATTATGGTTGGCGCATGCATGTACCTGTCGCCACTGCATGTGGCGCATGCATGCACCCACTAGGAGCATGCGTCCCTGCATGTGGCTACTCATTTATTTATAAATTCTATAAATACAGTATCCCCCCATCATCTTTCACACATCTTCTTACTATCTTCTTTCATTTTTCTTCAATCTCCttccatttttttaaaaatatatgCACATATGTGTtcttatattcacaagagaaatgcTAATTTAATTTATTCCGCATGAAattttgagcgatatgtctaatgcagtagacatgcgttGAAGGAGGATCCTGTCAGGTGTTATCAAGGTTTCTATAGGCACTCTCAATTGATGGATGTCTGTCTGAAATCAAACATAAACTAGACTGAGGAGCAACGTGTAATCAAAgtttttttaggaaaaaactccatccaCCAGCAGGCTCCCCTTCAACTAGAGCGAAGacgattggaaaaatgttgttgttcgcatcttgtgccactgccatgAGTAGCGTTCCTTTATATTTCTCGTATAACCATATtccatcaatttgtataataggtttacagaagGCAAAACCTTTCATGCATAGTTCATACGTCCAGAAGAGTCGGTGGAATATGTCATTTCCACTAACACAAGTCCCGTCTAGGGTatatgtaacaccccgaatattgttggactaattcaaatattattttaatatgattatttgaaggtaaaatgatttattaaataatattgggaattattattattattattatagatgttaattatttaataacaattaaataaataaatggaatatgaagagtggaagggtaaaagtggaatttggataaaaagaggccaaagtgagaacttAGGGTGTTTTCACGTATTgttgcctcagagtcagaaaaagggagaaacgctgaagagaaagagaaggaagaggaaaaggccaaagattgctcagagcttccttcaatccaaagaggtaaggggtctgaaccttattaaacgataatatgcgagcaaattcatgatatatgttggattgttgatggattttgaggattttagggagattgggaaagttggggttttgatggaaatcCCCGATTTGTGAGTTTCGTTGAGTTATATGCTTTATAACcgaagtatgttgtgtatgtatgactgttaaatgttgatattgggttgttagctgTGGAGTATGAGTTATGGCaagtagagaagcaaagctgcgctaggttctgtagcagagggcttctgttcgcgcgcgattcgcggcgcgaagcccagttcgcggcgcgaactgggcagaatccagaggagttctggaacgcaccgttcgcggcgcgaaccctgctgcgcggcgcgaactgtgctgtgcagaagttGATGTTGGCGAGTTTTGggtacgttgagttgcgagactcttagtaagtcgctgtatttgtattataaacaattaatagtgattatatgattgtgtatgaggtgtttatgatgatgagatgttgaatttacgtgtttagttataaatgtgttatgtaacgatgtgatatcgttgtaatactgttgttgttttgttgagtgtgtgtcatgttattaatgatgatgataacatgactatatgatgctgttgttgatatgttgattatgatgcatgtttgatgtgcatgcattcatgaaaggccgatgcctagtgatgaacggactgagttccaatgatgttgttgactccgggcttgttgagaggcttggttccttgcggggaactcggattctatggtgatgaatctgggagtggtgatcctatagttggtcacaaaatgggtataccgagtcgtgttgagtcatgcatgggtgtgtgcattgcatttgatatgttgttttgttgatgttcatgagtatgatgattatgatgattatgatgagctgtgttggcatatgtgaaatatatttatgtttatatttctgtcgttatattattatttaataatgtaattctcaccccttctgcatgtgtttatgttcatctatgatgagcaatgtgcagataaagaagagtagctattgttgaggtttgaagaataagtgtagagttattctgcagagtcgagtcaaatgctctggtcatgtgacaccggggttatgggattcgatagataattggttattatttacgttgtttatgatgactaacatgttgagatgttttgttgagataatgttgaaacattattattaattgttatatgatgaatgataatattgGTGTTGagaagttttaataaaataaataatatgttttttTGTTGTGATGTGATAAAAGTattatgttgtaagaaatgtaaactcttctacatgttgtactctgataatctatttaaatatgtcgtttgggtagaagggtgttacagtatATGCCGGCAAGGTCTCCAAAATGACAACAATCCCCAGAGCATAATGCTTAAGTGCcaccaagtattttggaagttaTTTGTACTCCTCCTTCCAATTTTTTGAAGACTGTTTCAACTTCCTTAATCATCGCTATCCATGTGTTTCTGTAAGAAAGAGTATAATTTTATCTTGTAACAATATTCGAGATTATTGGACTCACCTTCAACGATGGATTGTCGCTAACAACAGAcaaaatttcatcgcatattaactgAGAGTTGAATTTGCGATTATCCTGCATCAGATTGGTGATTATGCAAGTGTGAGTTGGACCCATAAAACctatctcccaagaatcactcgTCTTCCGGTAAGATGCTGGAAACTGAAACATACAGAGCTCATTACGACACAAGATCTTATACCCCGTCACATTAGTTTGATTGATCCTATAATCAACTGATAATtccatgtgatactttttaatAGCCCTAACACGGTCTTCTTATATAGTTCATTGTGTAAAACTGCTAAAAAAGCTACTTGTTCATTTTATTCTTGCGTCTTTTTTCTACAAGCATAAGGTTGGCCGAGAATGTTGTCACTCGCCCCGGTCAACGAGAAACCATTCACATTTCCTTTTGCAATAAAGTAAGTTTATCTTAAATCTTATAATTTCTTAGGCTTAATACTACAACTAACTATAACTAATATAATTTCAATCTTTTCATTTTAGGTGGTCAGTTCTGGGGATGAACTACAACAAATTTCCCAAACACTCTATAATAATCTATCGCAATCTTTTAGATCACATTGAACCATACGATGTATTACAACTAAACAACTTTaaatttgatttaaaaaaattaacAAATTACAAATCTTCTAATCATGTAATTTTCTTATACAGTTTATTTGGAGGTCGTATCTGAGTCTCGACCACGAGGTTAATCCTGATGGAACCAACACCTTCTTAAGTATTAAAATAAAGACAAAATATTCTTTTGGATTAAATATGTTTTTAGTTTCTCTAAATATGGTCATTTTCTCTTTTAGTCTATTTAAAAATTTCCTTCAAAAAAATGGTcttattaatatttttcatgcACACTTTTGAACTTTTTTGATGACTAACAAACACTACAATGCTAGCGTGACAAAAATGCTAACGTGGATGTCACTTGGCaatttctttcatttttatttttatattaattaaaattataagGACGGAATGTACGTCGCTAAGATAAACATATAATCCGTAGCTAATTCGTAGCTAGTTCCTAGCTAATTCCAAGCTAATTTAAACACACCATTCTTA includes these proteins:
- the LOC127120500 gene encoding uncharacterized protein LOC127120500 codes for the protein MSWLARTIANSLKLDEEDEQDAKQEQESENPNTTKSESEPSQSQSESASPSTHSPTARGVKEDISEITKSLSRQFWGVASFLAPPPDPDHDSDPQTRDSDPNLPDEDVIAGIRSDFAEISGKFKSGISKISGNKTVSEFTKIASSFLQIGSDEEYDLDGVVGVTEEVVAFARNLAMHPETWLDFPLPDDPDSDDFDLSDAQQEHALAVEHLAPRLAALRMELCPGYMSDGCFWKIYFVLLHPKLSKNDAVFLSTPQIMEARAMLTQALDIRRKEKKEPDLISIPSKEEEQEQHLFVPSNAQLESVPLQTSAVEESPSMAVANVETEGHTVKSDSTQPIDKPVVKEAPSMAVDNVETEEHTVKSDVTQPIDGPVVKEAPSMVVDNVETNEHAVKGAVIQPIDNSVVKEAPIIPSAEQSSSGSTNRFSYETYEDDADADDWLKEDSSEMVGPSGTSIHTGGDDEDVSFSDLEEDDGDVHASYKKTSGSDSSTKDSRDWVQLGRSSPNSDKDVNSLERRSSELSSARNSMTKDSNDWLNVDDIDVI